In Desulfosediminicola ganghwensis, a single window of DNA contains:
- a CDS encoding O-antigen ligase family protein codes for MTRMKQFRNVTSIAGQYSVVAACFAIPLSTSAMGLFAGLALIFWLLSGCITTLPRDLIRNPVILTATALFFLLAVSTLYSSASLSTSLDALMKYRELLYLPVVFALLNQQSRYAILAKNAFIAGCIILLFISYGMYLSLIPTHKFGYSLLFHITHSFFMAILGFFALHNAFDSKRYRIVWLIVFALTAFNIIQVAPGRTGMVTFIALTFLTFVQRISSHHLVLATLATLVFFSTAFLYSDNFSSRTQIAVAEIQNYTPQKSRTSIGQRFDWWFNSLEMIKTSPLFGHGVGSFAVEQAKLIKGKRTTPTENPHNEYLLLGSQIGTVGVALYIMLLSSLLYGARNLPARQKYLLQGVVLAMAIGCLMNSFLYDSHQGHFFALLSGLFLAQTSSKVPIENTHHP; via the coding sequence ATGACAAGAATGAAGCAATTCAGGAATGTTACTAGTATCGCCGGACAATACTCAGTCGTTGCGGCCTGTTTCGCAATACCGCTCTCAACTTCGGCCATGGGGCTGTTTGCCGGCCTGGCCCTGATCTTCTGGCTTCTTTCCGGTTGCATAACAACTCTGCCAAGAGATCTCATCCGCAACCCGGTAATACTAACCGCCACCGCGTTGTTCTTTTTACTGGCCGTTAGTACACTCTACTCTTCAGCATCGCTATCAACCAGTCTGGACGCCTTGATGAAATACAGGGAGTTGCTCTACCTCCCTGTGGTATTCGCTCTGCTGAACCAGCAAAGCCGATACGCAATATTAGCGAAAAACGCATTCATCGCAGGCTGCATCATACTTCTCTTCATTTCGTACGGGATGTATTTGTCGCTCATCCCCACCCATAAATTCGGATATTCCCTGCTCTTTCACATTACCCACAGCTTTTTCATGGCAATCCTGGGGTTCTTTGCCCTGCACAATGCCTTCGACTCAAAACGCTACCGTATAGTCTGGCTTATCGTATTCGCTTTAACGGCGTTCAATATAATTCAGGTAGCACCGGGAAGAACCGGCATGGTAACCTTTATCGCGCTGACCTTTCTGACTTTCGTCCAACGCATTTCTTCCCATCATCTGGTTCTGGCAACACTTGCGACTTTGGTCTTTTTTTCCACGGCATTTCTTTATTCGGACAATTTCTCATCCAGAACACAGATCGCTGTGGCAGAAATTCAGAATTACACACCGCAAAAATCACGAACCTCGATAGGTCAACGCTTTGACTGGTGGTTTAACAGTTTGGAAATGATTAAAACATCACCGCTATTCGGTCATGGTGTAGGATCTTTCGCCGTAGAACAGGCGAAACTCATTAAAGGCAAGCGTACCACCCCGACAGAAAACCCCCATAACGAATATCTTCTCCTTGGCAGCCAAATCGGTACAGTTGGTGTCGCTCTCTATATTATGCTGCTATCTTCCCTGCTCTATGGCGCGCGCAATCTTCCTGCACGACAGAAATACCTTCTTCAAGGCGTAGTTCTTGCCATGGCAATTGGATGCCTGATGAACTCGTTCCTATATGACTCACACCAGGGACACTTTTTTGCTCTTCTCTCTGGATTATTTCTGGCACAGACTTCCAGCAAAGTCCCCATTGAGAACACTCATCATCCTTGA
- the yihA gene encoding ribosome biogenesis GTP-binding protein YihA/YsxC, producing MTFHDIKFLLSVHSDKQLPPEELPEIAFAGRSNVGKSSLMNTLIGRKSMVKVSGRPGKTQGLNYFLVDNQYHLVDLPGYGFARVSKDMQNAWQGLITRYLETRKTLHCVVVILDIRHAPKQQDTQLLTWLSQKNIPFLPVYTKIDKVSGNDRVKNAKMLDAGHGITPSQRVLFSSKTGQGRQELIEALQRFL from the coding sequence ATGACTTTTCATGACATTAAATTTTTACTGAGTGTCCATAGTGACAAACAGCTGCCCCCTGAAGAATTGCCGGAGATAGCATTTGCAGGGCGTTCTAATGTTGGCAAGTCCAGCCTGATGAATACGCTTATTGGCCGTAAATCGATGGTCAAGGTGAGTGGGCGACCCGGAAAAACGCAGGGTTTGAACTACTTTCTGGTCGATAACCAGTACCATCTGGTCGATCTCCCTGGTTATGGTTTTGCCAGAGTCTCAAAAGACATGCAGAATGCCTGGCAAGGATTGATTACCCGCTATCTGGAAACTCGCAAGACATTACATTGCGTGGTTGTCATCCTGGATATCCGTCATGCTCCGAAGCAGCAGGATACCCAGTTACTCACCTGGCTCAGCCAGAAAAACATTCCATTTTTGCCTGTATACACCAAAATTGATAAGGTATCTGGCAATGACCGGGTCAAAAATGCCAAAATGCTTGATGCGGGTCACGGCATTACTCCTTCCCAACGAGTTCTTTTTTCTTCAAAAACGGGCCAGGGCAGGCAAGAACTGATTGAAGCTCTTCAGCGATTTCTCTAG
- a CDS encoding two-component system sensor histidine kinase NtrB: MMKRHLASVSPWILAAACTLLTFIIGAFAVSNYNREKELMTEALVQKGLSVIRFLDTGVRVSMRAGWQGRRDMSTQSAVDWVDHVQEVINQLQEQSDIHFVELLDSSGVVLAATDSKRVGRKYDTDLEEFVQKSIGGDYVFRMHREGSKQGFQIARVFTPRLRGAFPGNPQNMRMPAHMHRGGNDAGSTPALPGAVNKGFAIVVELDLEAFDNAVARQLWQIVILSVVLLLVGVGGWLSLLTLQGFRGTQNRLQRVRAFNDMLVGSLPIGLIATNSDGDVQIVNEAAERISGIKAESLLNRKIEQVLPEELYQNFLEHSGEDSHLGARAAEREIQFADGQKRALLLTALTVADSQGEFSGDVLLLQDISELRKLEGELRRTERLAALGKMAAGVAHELRNPLSSIKGLALLLKGKVPEDERGKETADILVQEVERLNRSIGELLDYARPGQLQFTAVRLSDVLNKAISLVAVDAEAMSIKLTTDLPESGDLIKLDEDKINQVFLNLLLNAIQAMPDGGELTITMATEAAGVGCEIEDSGIGVAEENLSKVFDPYFTTKSDGTGLGLALSAKIVEEHGGTITMSSGEGEGTCVKLFFPFKND; this comes from the coding sequence ATGATGAAAAGACATCTTGCCAGCGTCAGCCCCTGGATACTGGCTGCTGCCTGTACCTTGCTGACCTTTATTATCGGTGCTTTCGCGGTGTCTAATTATAATCGCGAAAAAGAGCTCATGACCGAAGCCCTGGTGCAGAAGGGTTTGTCGGTTATACGTTTTCTCGATACCGGTGTGCGCGTTTCAATGCGTGCAGGCTGGCAGGGCAGGAGGGATATGTCCACCCAATCAGCAGTTGATTGGGTGGATCATGTCCAGGAGGTAATCAACCAACTTCAGGAGCAGAGTGACATTCATTTTGTCGAGCTGCTCGACTCCAGTGGTGTAGTATTGGCCGCAACGGATTCCAAACGTGTTGGTCGCAAATATGACACGGATCTAGAGGAATTTGTGCAGAAAAGCATAGGCGGCGACTATGTTTTTCGTATGCACCGTGAAGGTTCCAAGCAGGGATTCCAAATTGCCAGGGTATTCACTCCGAGATTACGGGGAGCTTTTCCAGGGAACCCACAAAACATGCGTATGCCGGCCCATATGCATAGAGGCGGGAATGACGCTGGTAGCACTCCGGCGTTGCCCGGTGCGGTGAATAAGGGATTTGCCATAGTCGTTGAGCTCGATTTGGAAGCTTTTGATAACGCTGTTGCCCGCCAGCTTTGGCAGATCGTCATTCTTTCGGTTGTGCTGTTGCTTGTCGGTGTTGGTGGTTGGCTTTCACTGCTTACCCTGCAAGGATTCAGGGGGACTCAAAACAGACTGCAAAGAGTTCGGGCTTTTAATGATATGCTCGTAGGATCATTGCCGATAGGCCTGATTGCCACAAATTCGGACGGTGATGTGCAGATTGTTAATGAGGCTGCAGAGCGTATCTCCGGCATCAAAGCAGAGAGCTTGTTGAATAGAAAAATTGAGCAGGTTCTGCCAGAGGAACTTTACCAGAATTTTCTTGAACACTCTGGCGAAGATTCACACCTTGGGGCGAGAGCAGCTGAGCGGGAAATCCAATTTGCAGATGGGCAAAAGAGAGCTCTTCTTCTAACCGCGCTTACAGTTGCTGATTCCCAGGGTGAATTTTCCGGTGATGTGTTGCTCCTGCAGGATATCAGTGAGTTGCGGAAGCTGGAAGGTGAGTTGCGTCGAACTGAGCGGCTCGCAGCCCTTGGCAAGATGGCGGCAGGCGTTGCCCACGAACTCCGAAACCCGTTGAGTTCTATCAAAGGTCTTGCGCTGTTATTGAAGGGGAAAGTACCTGAAGATGAGAGGGGCAAGGAGACCGCAGACATTCTGGTGCAGGAAGTCGAACGGTTGAATCGCAGCATTGGTGAACTACTCGACTACGCACGACCTGGTCAATTACAGTTCACTGCAGTCAGGTTATCAGATGTTCTTAACAAGGCTATTAGCCTGGTGGCTGTTGATGCGGAAGCAATGTCCATAAAGCTTACCACCGACTTGCCCGAATCTGGTGATTTGATCAAGCTGGATGAAGACAAAATCAATCAGGTATTTTTAAATCTGCTTCTGAACGCGATCCAGGCTATGCCCGATGGTGGTGAGTTGACGATTACCATGGCGACTGAGGCCGCCGGGGTCGGTTGTGAAATAGAAGATAGTGGTATCGGGGTAGCTGAAGAAAACCTGTCAAAAGTCTTTGATCCCTATTTCACAACAAAAAGTGATGGGACCGGACTCGGACTCGCGCTTTCTGCAAAAATTGTTGAGGAGCACGGTGGCACTATCACCATGAGCAGTGGTGAAGGGGAGGGTACATGCGTCAAACTGTTCTTTCCTTTTAAAAACGACTGA
- a CDS encoding DUF6909 family protein: protein MQEPSKSHIARTAIRTFKTIADSLILQGSYTPSGKAGEKLAEALKMLSPEIYGSMTDPRIVELKGLEYVIDRMPCGIEQCTKLILTAQEDFHDTAFTRIVPLKRRRVSYAVSDTEMCFVITRGLSEIYDILTHITFLNIEAHKIYHQACNRLEGTTSEWKELEKIVLENRKMTGGELDQAIWNLSIILGRTYKETRDTYEYLNRNKDRYQSNNGLFKIIYTIGKRVIDEENHQNSELSVYFTPSLREVIGQHKYATIWAQSLKERLFELGFKDRPLHVISANMHSIRNVVYGPGALKEEGKELPSDLYQTVKLLRDREEEVESYAENHGFYVHEDHSGSNIDVHIIDTSLIDESAMHPCLKVNVHLIKEQKPVVVVMDYAFGTQAFEVMDELLCPCHLDDQMITFNVESISIMGKAGILPGKKGDIMLATAHVMEGTPHNYIVNNDLEIGDFENGVSVFSGPMVTVLGTSLQNRDVLERFHASSWKAIGLEMEGGHYQRAISAAIIQGHITGDMKTRYAYYASDNPLVSGQTLASGPMGDEGVVPTYMISKVILQKILNYSDE from the coding sequence ATGCAGGAACCTTCAAAATCACATATAGCACGTACCGCAATTCGTACCTTTAAAACCATTGCAGATTCACTGATTCTTCAAGGCTCATATACCCCATCAGGTAAAGCTGGAGAAAAGCTGGCCGAAGCCTTGAAAATGTTGAGCCCGGAAATTTATGGCTCGATGACGGATCCACGAATTGTTGAACTGAAGGGGCTTGAATATGTAATTGATCGTATGCCCTGTGGGATTGAGCAATGTACGAAGCTCATCTTAACTGCCCAGGAAGATTTTCACGATACAGCTTTTACCAGGATAGTGCCATTAAAGAGAAGGCGAGTATCCTATGCAGTTTCTGACACTGAGATGTGCTTTGTCATAACCAGGGGGTTGAGTGAAATATATGACATCCTGACTCACATTACATTCTTAAATATCGAAGCGCATAAGATATACCACCAGGCATGCAACCGACTCGAAGGCACTACTTCGGAATGGAAAGAGCTTGAGAAGATTGTGCTCGAAAACCGAAAAATGACAGGTGGTGAACTTGACCAGGCAATCTGGAATCTCTCTATTATTCTAGGCCGAACTTATAAAGAAACACGGGATACCTATGAGTATCTGAATCGCAATAAAGATAGATATCAAAGCAATAACGGCCTCTTTAAAATTATATACACCATCGGGAAGAGGGTAATTGACGAAGAGAATCATCAGAATAGCGAACTTTCAGTATATTTCACCCCGTCTTTGCGAGAGGTTATCGGTCAGCATAAATATGCCACTATCTGGGCACAATCATTGAAAGAGCGTCTGTTTGAGCTTGGTTTTAAGGACAGGCCCTTGCACGTGATCAGCGCCAATATGCATTCAATACGAAACGTGGTTTATGGTCCTGGTGCGCTGAAGGAAGAAGGCAAGGAATTGCCCTCTGATTTGTATCAGACGGTAAAGCTGCTGAGAGACCGGGAGGAAGAGGTCGAGAGTTATGCTGAAAATCATGGTTTCTATGTCCATGAAGATCATTCTGGTTCTAACATCGACGTACACATAATAGATACCTCGCTTATTGATGAATCTGCAATGCATCCATGCCTTAAGGTGAATGTGCACCTGATTAAGGAACAAAAGCCTGTGGTGGTGGTGATGGACTACGCTTTTGGTACCCAGGCTTTCGAGGTTATGGATGAGTTGCTTTGTCCGTGCCACCTTGATGACCAGATGATCACTTTTAATGTTGAGTCTATCTCTATTATGGGGAAAGCCGGAATTCTGCCGGGAAAAAAGGGCGACATAATGTTGGCGACCGCTCATGTTATGGAAGGTACCCCGCACAATTACATAGTGAACAACGACCTGGAGATAGGTGATTTTGAAAATGGGGTAAGTGTATTTTCGGGGCCAATGGTGACTGTCCTCGGTACCTCCCTGCAGAACCGTGATGTCCTTGAACGGTTTCATGCCTCAAGCTGGAAAGCCATAGGTCTTGAGATGGAGGGCGGGCATTATCAAAGGGCAATAAGTGCTGCGATAATTCAAGGGCATATTACCGGTGACATGAAAACCAGGTATGCCTACTATGCGTCAGATAACCCACTTGTTAGTGGGCAGACTCTTGCTTCAGGCCCTATGGGGGATGAAGGAGTAGTACCGACCTATATGATTTCAAAAGTTATTCTGCAGAAAATATTGAACTATTCAGATGAGTAG
- the msbA gene encoding lipid A export permease/ATP-binding protein MsbA, translating into MSNKEILKKLYQVIRPYRVQLAVAMVTMIFFASSTAGQAYILKPVIDQIFVEKDLSALAMLPFGIIGIFLLKSITYYIYTFLLERVGQSVIRDMRIRVFHHIHQQPVSFYNDYSTGTLISRVISDVSLMQQAVSNALVSCIRDTFSVIFLIGLVFFLNWRLSLVIFIILPIAATAIVKFGKIFRKLSRRSQEETAKVSDRLYESITGNRIVKAFTREDYEDQRFGNQINTLFNITIKDAKYRTMQHPIMELIGGLAIALIIWFGGKEVIQGTATPGTFFAFITALIAAYEPIKGISNINPAIQRGLAASTRVFELLDIEPAIKDKPGAQELKPFTNSIDFKDVNFSYEDGTQVIQGLNLTVPKGEALAIVGSSGGGKTTLTNLIPRFLDINEGQIQIDGVNIQDVTLSSLRRQIAMVTQQTILFNDTVRNNIAYGDLDASEEDIRRAASAAHALDFINKLPNGLDTLIGEGGARLSGGERQRLSIARAILKNAPILILDEATSALDTESEREVQKALENLMKDKTTFVIAHRLSTIINCDRIIVVKGGKIVEQGSHNQLLELNGEYETLYNMQYT; encoded by the coding sequence ATGTCTAATAAAGAAATTCTCAAGAAACTGTATCAAGTAATACGTCCCTATCGAGTTCAGCTGGCAGTGGCAATGGTCACCATGATCTTCTTTGCCTCTTCCACAGCCGGGCAAGCGTATATCCTGAAACCAGTAATCGACCAGATTTTTGTCGAAAAGGACCTCTCTGCTCTCGCAATGTTGCCTTTCGGTATAATCGGCATCTTTCTCCTGAAATCGATTACCTATTATATTTACACATTCCTGCTGGAGAGAGTTGGTCAGTCTGTCATTCGCGACATGCGAATTCGAGTCTTTCACCATATCCACCAGCAGCCTGTCTCTTTTTATAACGACTACTCGACCGGTACTCTGATTTCGCGAGTCATATCTGATGTCTCTCTCATGCAGCAGGCTGTATCCAATGCCCTCGTGAGCTGTATCAGGGATACCTTTTCTGTAATATTTCTCATCGGCTTAGTCTTCTTCCTGAACTGGCGCCTCTCCCTGGTCATCTTTATTATCCTGCCTATTGCCGCAACGGCCATAGTGAAGTTTGGTAAAATTTTCAGAAAACTCAGTCGACGTTCCCAGGAAGAGACAGCAAAGGTTTCAGACAGACTTTATGAATCCATTACCGGCAACCGAATTGTAAAGGCCTTTACCCGCGAAGATTACGAAGATCAGCGCTTTGGCAACCAGATTAACACCCTTTTCAACATCACCATCAAGGATGCAAAGTATCGTACTATGCAGCATCCGATCATGGAACTGATTGGCGGTCTGGCCATCGCTCTCATTATCTGGTTTGGTGGTAAGGAAGTCATCCAGGGGACCGCAACACCTGGTACCTTTTTTGCCTTTATCACTGCACTTATTGCCGCCTATGAGCCGATTAAAGGTATCAGCAATATCAATCCTGCTATTCAAAGAGGACTTGCTGCCTCAACCAGGGTTTTTGAGTTGCTGGATATAGAACCTGCCATTAAAGACAAACCGGGCGCTCAAGAGCTGAAACCGTTTACCAATTCCATCGATTTTAAAGATGTCAACTTCAGCTACGAAGATGGTACCCAGGTTATCCAGGGGTTGAACCTCACGGTACCCAAAGGTGAGGCCCTGGCTATTGTTGGTTCAAGCGGTGGCGGCAAGACCACTCTTACCAACCTGATCCCACGCTTTTTAGATATAAACGAAGGGCAGATCCAGATAGATGGCGTAAATATACAGGATGTAACCTTATCATCCCTGCGCCGGCAAATAGCCATGGTTACCCAGCAGACCATTCTCTTTAATGACACTGTCCGCAACAATATTGCCTATGGTGATCTTGATGCTTCCGAGGAAGATATTCGCCGGGCAGCGTCTGCCGCCCATGCCCTTGACTTTATAAATAAACTACCAAATGGTCTTGATACTCTCATTGGAGAAGGCGGTGCCCGTCTCTCCGGTGGAGAACGTCAGCGTCTTTCTATCGCACGTGCAATTCTAAAGAATGCTCCTATACTCATTCTCGACGAAGCAACCTCCGCCCTTGACACCGAATCTGAGCGAGAGGTTCAAAAGGCTCTAGAAAACCTGATGAAGGATAAGACCACATTTGTCATTGCACATCGTTTATCTACTATAATAAACTGTGATAGAATCATAGTTGTAAAGGGTGGTAAAATAGTTGAGCAGGGATCACATAACCAACTTCTGGAGCTGAACGGCGAATACGAAACCCTATACAATATGCAATACACCTAG